The Bubalus bubalis isolate 160015118507 breed Murrah chromosome 2, NDDB_SH_1, whole genome shotgun sequence genome includes the window GAGATGACAGGGTAGTTGGAAGGATTAGATGTTTAGCTCCTTCTTCTCTccatgataaaagtgaaagtgaagtcactcagtcgtgtccaactctttgcaaccccatggactgtagcctaccatgctcctccgtccatggaattttccaggcaagagtactggagtgggttgccatttccttctccagaggatcttcccaacccagggatcgaacctgggtctcctgcattgtagtcagacgctttaccatctgagccaccagggaagtcacatatCTGCTTATGATAAGCAGTCACTAAATATTAGCTGATAACCCCAGGGGAAGCAAGACACAACGGATTGGAACCTTCACTCCAGCCACCTTCTTAATGAAGAGCACAAGCTTGAATAGGTTTATCTGGGTCCACATATCTCCAGAGAACACTCGAGGGTTTACAGATCCTTTGTTATTCTCTGCCCTCTCAGCCTAGCTAAGCAGGGAGAAAATGGAGATTGTTTATTCCACATCACAGGGTTAACCCCTGTATTAGCACATTTGGGCTGCAGATTCAGTGTCCAGTgaagcctgcttcctggttcatagatagCTGTTTTCTAGCTGCATTTCACATGGAGAAGGGGGCCAGGGAGTCTGTGTGGTCCCTTTTATAAGaccactaatctcattcatgaagcctccaccctcatgacccaaTCACTTCCCAAAGTCTCCACCTCCAAGTACTATAGTGTATGGTTGAAACCATACACACTTTGTGGTGAGACACAAACCTTAAGTCTGTAGCTCCCCACAACCAGGACAGTCAGGGCTGGGAGCTGCCcaagcccctccccttcccttgtGCCGACTCACCACTGCTGCGAAGCTGAGCCTCTGCAGAAGGACTGGCCAAGTGGGTCACCAGTGTGGGCAGAGAGGTGCTGGGAGGGGTCCCTTATGACTTTTATCACAAATCGACATCTGCATCCCACCCTTTCATGAGAGCCACAGCATCCTGATTCCTGGTGAGCACCTGCCCCTGTATACAACCTTCCTGCTTTGCCAAGACACTTGCCTGTGTCTCCTTAGACGTCTGCAAACATGGCTACAAACAGCCCCACAGACTCAGCCCACTAGGGCAGCCACTCCAGAGGCACAGGACCCTTGCTCTGCAAGTACCTGTGACATCGCCAGCTTCGACAGTCCCCTGTGACCTCACCATCTGGGGAGCTCAGCCCAGCAGTGCCATGGCCACTCTCTCAACCAGCACAAGTAACAAAGGGCCTGGATGACCACCGTGCCCTCGGGAGAGGCCGGAGCCACCAGCACCCCTCCAGATGGGGACAGCAGGTCTACAGACATCCCAGCAGTGGGGCCCCAAAGTCAGGTCCTCCTCCTCGCAGATGACCTGGTGTCTCTTGATGCCGTAACATCAGCCGAACGGCAGGATGTAGATCAGGCCTCCATCGAGCCAGCCACCTCGGGGACCACGTCAGAGTCCGGGGATGCAGATAAGCATGAAGCTGCCGAGGGGCAGGCCCAGGAGCCCAGGGAGGCCACAGCCCTGTCTGCTGACCCGGCCCCAGGTGCCCTAAAAAATTCCCTGGGCTTCCAGAACCTAGTGCAGAAAGGGCTGCTGCAAGATTCCATCGGGACTCAGAATCCTCAGATTTTCCAAGTTAACTCCCTGGTTGAGGAAGCAACGCCACAAGCAGTGGCCACCCCGGACAGAGAGCAGGAGCCAGCAACAGCCACCCCAAGTGCCGAGGCACAGTCCCCCCAAAATGTGGAGGCTCAGCCCATCGTGAGCACCGCAGACCCCAAGCACCAGCTTGACCCTGGGACTGCTGACACCCCTGAAGCTGTTGAGGAGAAGCCAGAGGGTCCCGAAGCCTTGAACCCTGACCCTGATGCTTCGCTGTCAGCCCCTGCCTCGCCGGGCCCCAGAGCATCGGCCC containing:
- the TEX44 gene encoding testis-expressed protein 44, which codes for MTTVPSGEAGATSTPPDGDSRSTDIPAVGPQSQVLLLADDLVSLDAVTSAERQDVDQASIEPATSGTTSESGDADKHEAAEGQAQEPREATALSADPAPGALKNSLGFQNLVQKGLLQDSIGTQNPQIFQVNSLVEEATPQAVATPDREQEPATATPSAEAQSPQNVEAQPIVSTADPKHQLDPGTADTPEAVEEKPEGPEALNPDPDASLSAPASPGPRASAPGTGPLDSTAGEENSYMRSMTSLLGGGEGSISSLADILVWSDATMGLATGFLATGCGSVSDLLHSPGPSLRSVSSILGRASSALSSRLVVRTRLALRSVTHVLESVEQRTIEGIRSAMNYLTSHLTPH